In Planococcus versutus, the DNA window ATCAATTGGGTGAAATGCCGTTGCCTCCATATATTCGTGGAAAACTAGAAGACCAAAACCGTTATCAAACCGTTTTTGCAAAAGAGCGGGGAAGTGCCGCAGCTCCAACTGCGGGACTTCATTTTACCGATGAGTTACTCACACAAATTCGTGACAAAGGTGTCAACATTGCTTTTATCACGCTTCACGTAGGTCTTGGAACATTTCGTCCGGTGTCGGTCGAGTCGATCGAAGACCACGACATGCATTCGGAATTTTACCGAATTACACAAGAAACCGCCGAGTTAATTAATGGAACCAAACAGAATGGTGGTCGAATTGTGTCGGTTGGTACTACTTCGACACGTACGCTTGAATCGGTGGCTCAGAAATTTAACGGCAAATTACAAGAAGACAGTGGCTGGACCGATATTTTTATTTTTCCAGGCTATGAATTCAAAGCGGTAGACGGCTTGATCACTAATTTCCATTTGCCAAAATCGACTTTGGTCATGCTCGTTAGTGCTTTGTCGAGCCGCGAACGTATTTTAAATGCTTATACACAAGCAGTAGATGAACAATACCGCTTTTTTAGTTTTGGAGATGCAATGTTTATTGAACCACAGAAAAAGGAGACTCACCCATGACACCAGCAGTTACGTACGAACACATCAAAACCTGTAAACAAACAGGCGCGCGACTCGGAATCGTTCACACGCCACACGGATCTTTTGAAACACCGGCATTTATGCCAGTCGGCACGCAAGCGACTGTTAAAACCATGTCACCAGAAGAGTTAAAAGCGATGAACGCTGGCATTATTTTAAGCAACACCTATCATTTATGGTTGCGTCCAGGCAATGACGTCATTAAAGAAGCGGGTGGCTTGCATAAATTTATGAACTGGGATCGTCCGATTTTAACAGATTCGGGTGGCTTCCAAGTGTTTTCACTAAGTGAATTCCGCAACATTAAAGAAGAAGGCGTTCACTTCCGCAATCACATGAATGGCGACAAATTGTTTTTAAGTCCAGAAAAAGCGATGCATATTCAAAATGATTTGGGATCTGACATCATGATGGCATTTGATGAATGTCCGCCATTCCCTGCCACACACGAATACATGAAGTCTAGTGTTGAACGCACGTCGCGCTGGGCAGAACGTTGCCTAAAAGCACATCAGCGCCCACAAGACCAAGGATTATTTGGCATTATCCAAGGCGGTGAATTTGAAGATTTGCGTAAGCAAAGTGCACAAGATCTTGTGTCTCTGGATTTCCCAGGATATGCTATTGGTGGATTGTCAGTTGGTGAGCCAAAAGACGTTATGAACCGCGCGTTAGAATTTACGACGCCATTGATGCCAGCAGACAAACCGCGTTACTTGATGGGTGTGGGTTCTCCCGATTCGTTAATTGACGGAGCGATTCGCGGCATTGATATGTTCGATTGTGTCTTACCGACACGTATTGCACGCAACGGCACATTGATGACGAGTACGGGCCGTTTAAATATTAAAAACGCTGCTTTTAAACGTGATTTTGGTCCAATTGATGACAAATGCGATTGCTATACGTGCAAA includes these proteins:
- the tgt gene encoding tRNA guanosine(34) transglycosylase Tgt — protein: MTPAVTYEHIKTCKQTGARLGIVHTPHGSFETPAFMPVGTQATVKTMSPEELKAMNAGIILSNTYHLWLRPGNDVIKEAGGLHKFMNWDRPILTDSGGFQVFSLSEFRNIKEEGVHFRNHMNGDKLFLSPEKAMHIQNDLGSDIMMAFDECPPFPATHEYMKSSVERTSRWAERCLKAHQRPQDQGLFGIIQGGEFEDLRKQSAQDLVSLDFPGYAIGGLSVGEPKDVMNRALEFTTPLMPADKPRYLMGVGSPDSLIDGAIRGIDMFDCVLPTRIARNGTLMTSTGRLNIKNAAFKRDFGPIDDKCDCYTCKNYSRAYVHHLIRADETFGIRLTSYHNLQFLLNLMGQVRQAIREDRLGDFREEFFEAYGFNKPNAKNF
- the queA gene encoding tRNA preQ1(34) S-adenosylmethionine ribosyltransferase-isomerase QueA → MTKQTTPNTTLNIQDYDFDLPEELIAQTPLLDRTSSRLLVMNKETGETSHRHFRDIIDYLHKGDTLVLNDTRVLPARLMGVKEDTGANIELLLLKQVEDDVWETLAKPAKKVKVGTIVSFGDGLLRAECTGILDHGGRHFKMIYDGIFYELLDQLGEMPLPPYIRGKLEDQNRYQTVFAKERGSAAAPTAGLHFTDELLTQIRDKGVNIAFITLHVGLGTFRPVSVESIEDHDMHSEFYRITQETAELINGTKQNGGRIVSVGTTSTRTLESVAQKFNGKLQEDSGWTDIFIFPGYEFKAVDGLITNFHLPKSTLVMLVSALSSRERILNAYTQAVDEQYRFFSFGDAMFIEPQKKETHP